In a genomic window of Aggregatimonas sangjinii:
- a CDS encoding bifunctional 3-deoxy-7-phosphoheptulonate synthase/chorismate mutase type II: MENTKEMRTWLDDMALDHPLVIAGPCSAETEAQVLGIAHSLKDTDVNYYRAGIWKPRTRPGNFEGVGALGLKWLQKVKEETGLKTATEVANRAHVELALEHDIDLLWVGARSTVSPFIMQELADAMAGTDKVVLVKNPVNPDLALWLGGIERLHTAGIKKLGAIHRGFSTYEKSKYRNIPEWQLAIEFQNKFPDLPLINDPSHITGKRDMIFDVSQTALDLNFDGLMIETHHDPDNAWSDAAQQVTPERLKQIMRDLKIRKESDPEAEYNSQLSNLRAQIDVIDNQLIESMGKRMKISDGIGELKKQRNVAVLQSNRWNEILGKMILEGESKGLSEEFVLRMFKAIHQESINHQEKIIKS; this comes from the coding sequence ATGGAGAATACAAAGGAAATGAGAACATGGTTGGATGATATGGCATTAGATCATCCGCTAGTCATAGCAGGGCCATGTAGTGCGGAGACGGAAGCCCAAGTGTTGGGAATTGCCCATAGTTTGAAGGATACCGACGTCAACTATTACCGTGCCGGTATCTGGAAACCACGTACGCGCCCCGGAAATTTTGAAGGTGTAGGTGCTTTGGGTCTAAAGTGGTTGCAGAAGGTCAAAGAGGAGACCGGTCTTAAAACGGCTACAGAGGTAGCCAATCGTGCCCATGTAGAACTGGCGTTGGAACATGATATCGACTTACTTTGGGTTGGCGCCCGTTCGACCGTGAGTCCGTTTATTATGCAGGAATTGGCCGATGCTATGGCCGGCACCGACAAGGTTGTTCTGGTAAAAAATCCGGTAAATCCCGATTTAGCCCTATGGCTGGGCGGAATCGAGCGTTTGCATACGGCCGGTATTAAGAAGTTAGGGGCGATTCATAGGGGGTTCTCTACCTACGAAAAATCGAAATATAGAAACATACCGGAATGGCAATTGGCCATCGAATTTCAGAACAAATTTCCGGATTTGCCTTTGATCAACGACCCCTCGCATATTACCGGAAAGCGGGATATGATTTTCGATGTATCGCAAACTGCCCTGGATCTTAATTTCGATGGTTTAATGATCGAAACCCATCACGATCCGGACAATGCATGGAGCGATGCCGCGCAGCAAGTTACTCCCGAACGTCTAAAGCAGATCATGCGTGATCTCAAAATTCGCAAAGAGTCCGATCCGGAAGCGGAGTACAATAGCCAATTGAGCAATCTACGGGCTCAGATCGACGTAATCGATAACCAATTGATCGAAAGCATGGGGAAACGCATGAAAATTTCGGACGGAATAGGCGAATTGAAAAAACAACGCAATGTAGCCGTACTGCAATCGAACCGATGGAACGAAATTTTAGGCAAAATGATATTGGAGGGCGAGAGCAAGGGCTTGAGCGAAGAATTCGTTTTACGAATGTTCAAGGCCATTCACCAAGAATCGATTAACCATCAGGAGAAAATAATAAAATCATAG
- a CDS encoding nucleotide pyrophosphohydrolase, with protein sequence MSLQAAQQAVDNWIKEHGVRYFNELTNMAQLTEEVGEVARIIARRYGEQSEKESDKDKDLGEELADVLFVVLCLANQTNIDLQSAFDHKLALKTKRDHDRHQNNEKLK encoded by the coding sequence ATGAGCCTACAAGCAGCACAGCAGGCGGTCGATAACTGGATAAAAGAACACGGGGTTCGCTACTTCAATGAACTCACGAATATGGCCCAGCTTACCGAAGAGGTAGGCGAAGTGGCTCGTATCATAGCCAGAAGGTATGGCGAGCAAAGTGAAAAGGAATCCGATAAGGATAAAGACCTGGGTGAAGAATTGGCAGATGTGCTCTTTGTCGTACTTTGCCTGGCCAACCAAACAAATATTGATCTGCAAAGCGCATTCGATCATAAATTAGCTTTGAAGACAAAGCGTGATCATGACCGCCACCAGAACAACGAAAAGCTCAAATAA
- a CDS encoding 3-phosphoshikimate 1-carboxyvinyltransferase, translating into MKLHLSRPSDLRLNASIAITGSKSESNRSLLLKALYPNLMISNMSNSDDADVMQKGLAVSHGLVDIHHAGTAMRFLTGYFASQEGKEVTLTGSQRMTERPVKVLVDALRTLGADIEYLKDEGYPPIKIKGRKLTEREVSLPANISSQYISSLLLIAPSLENGLELELIGKITSVPYIRMTLALLSEIGIVNSFEGNTIQVMSKTSVADKTLTVESDWSSASYFYGSIALAEVGSEITLSAYKESSLQGDSVLAEIYKDLGVETTFGNDRITLRKTVDERPEILKVALHNAPDIAQTIAVTCFGLGIACHLTGLHTLKIKETDRLEALHTELSKLGADISVTDAELRLSPSQEIRQNMAIDTYNDHRMAMAFAPLAIKTSLFVNDAGVVSKSYPDFWKDLKTLGFQITES; encoded by the coding sequence TTGAAATTACACCTTTCCCGTCCGAGCGATTTACGATTGAATGCCTCAATTGCGATTACCGGCTCGAAGAGCGAATCGAACCGTTCCTTACTGCTAAAAGCGCTTTATCCCAATTTGATGATTTCCAACATGTCCAATTCCGATGATGCCGACGTGATGCAAAAGGGATTGGCAGTGAGCCACGGTTTGGTCGACATTCACCATGCGGGAACGGCCATGCGTTTTTTAACGGGCTATTTTGCCTCCCAAGAGGGAAAGGAAGTCACTTTGACCGGTTCGCAACGTATGACCGAAAGACCGGTGAAGGTATTGGTCGATGCACTACGAACGCTAGGGGCCGATATCGAATATCTAAAGGACGAAGGCTACCCGCCCATTAAGATAAAGGGTAGAAAGTTGACCGAAAGGGAGGTCAGCCTTCCAGCCAATATCAGTAGTCAGTATATCTCATCTTTATTGCTTATCGCACCGAGTCTTGAAAACGGATTGGAATTGGAATTGATCGGTAAAATTACTTCGGTACCGTACATTAGAATGACCTTGGCACTATTAAGCGAAATAGGCATTGTGAATTCATTTGAGGGCAATACGATACAGGTGATGTCGAAGACCTCGGTCGCCGATAAAACGCTTACTGTAGAATCCGATTGGAGCTCGGCCTCCTACTTTTACGGGAGCATTGCCCTCGCAGAGGTGGGCTCGGAAATCACCTTGTCCGCTTATAAAGAAAGCAGCTTGCAAGGGGACAGCGTTTTAGCAGAAATTTACAAGGACCTAGGGGTAGAGACAACCTTTGGGAATGACCGAATCACACTACGTAAAACGGTCGATGAACGACCGGAAATATTGAAGGTTGCCTTGCACAACGCACCCGATATTGCCCAAACTATCGCTGTTACCTGTTTCGGGTTGGGAATAGCATGCCATTTGACCGGACTTCATACCTTAAAAATCAAGGAAACCGATCGATTGGAAGCGCTTCACACGGAATTGTCCAAATTGGGTGCCGACATATCGGTTACCGATGCCGAGCTGCGGCTTTCCCCGTCTCAAGAAATTCGTCAAAACATGGCGATCGACACCTACAATGACCATAGAATGGCTATGGCCTTCGCGCCGCTGGCGATAAAGACATCACTTTTTGTGAACGACGCTGGAGTAGTCTCCAAGTCATATCCCGATTTCTGGAAAGATCTCAAAACCTTGGGATTCCAAATCACCGAATCCTAA
- the queA gene encoding tRNA preQ1(34) S-adenosylmethionine ribosyltransferase-isomerase QueA, whose protein sequence is MKLSHFHFELPENLLAEYPAENRDESKLMVVHRETGKIEHKMFKDLIDYFDEGDVMVLNNTKVFPARLYGNKEKTGARIEVFLLRELNEEQRLWDVLVDPARKIRIGNKLYFGDDEDLVAEVIDNTTSRGRTLRFLYDGSYIDFRRKLRALGETPLPKYIKRTVEPEDEQRYQTIYAKHEGAVAAPTAGLHFSKHLLKRLEIKGVDFAELTLHVGLGTFNPVEVEDLSKHKMDSEELIIDEKATEIVNNAKNKKRRICAVGTTAMRGLESAVSSNHMLNTFDGWTNKFVFPPYEFSIANAMVTNFHLPKSTLMMMVSAFMGHDLMKKSYKEAILEQYKFYSYGDAMLII, encoded by the coding sequence ATGAAACTATCACACTTTCACTTTGAATTGCCCGAGAACTTACTGGCAGAATATCCTGCTGAAAATAGAGACGAGTCAAAACTTATGGTCGTTCATAGGGAGACGGGCAAAATCGAGCACAAAATGTTCAAAGATCTCATTGATTACTTTGATGAGGGTGATGTTATGGTGCTGAACAATACCAAGGTGTTTCCAGCGCGACTGTACGGAAACAAAGAAAAAACCGGTGCCCGTATCGAGGTGTTCTTACTCAGGGAATTAAATGAAGAACAGCGCCTTTGGGACGTTCTGGTCGACCCTGCCCGTAAGATTCGTATCGGCAATAAGCTCTATTTTGGCGATGATGAGGATTTGGTGGCCGAAGTAATCGACAACACGACCTCTAGAGGTAGAACGCTCCGATTTTTATATGATGGTTCTTACATCGATTTTAGAAGAAAACTACGTGCATTGGGTGAAACACCGCTGCCCAAATACATTAAAAGAACGGTAGAGCCGGAAGATGAGCAGCGCTACCAGACCATTTATGCCAAACACGAAGGCGCGGTTGCAGCGCCTACGGCAGGGCTTCACTTTTCAAAACATTTGCTGAAGCGTTTGGAAATCAAAGGGGTCGACTTTGCCGAATTGACGTTGCACGTCGGTCTAGGTACTTTTAATCCCGTGGAGGTCGAGGACCTTTCAAAACATAAAATGGATAGCGAAGAGTTGATCATAGACGAAAAAGCGACTGAAATCGTTAACAACGCAAAGAACAAAAAAAGAAGAATCTGTGCCGTGGGTACGACCGCTATGCGTGGACTCGAAAGTGCCGTGTCGTCGAATCACATGTTGAATACCTTTGACGGATGGACGAACAAATTCGTTTTTCCACCCTATGAATTCAGTATCGCCAATGCTATGGTCACCAATTTTCACCTACCGAAGTCGACTTTGATGATGATGGTGTCCGCTTTTATGGGTCATGATTTGATGAAGAAATCGTACAAAGAGGCCATACTAGAGCAATACAAGTTCTATTCGTATGGTGATGCCATGTTGATTATTTAA
- the rsgA gene encoding ribosome small subunit-dependent GTPase A yields the protein MKGTVYKSTGSWYSVKTENGDFYECRIKGKFRIKGIKSTNPVAVGDVVEFELEESDEDAVGTISRIEERRNYIIRKSVNLSKQTHIIASNLDVVFLLITLNNPTTYTIFIDRFLATAEAYDIPVVLLFNKIDTYSDDELMEIKFLAALYREIGYTCIGISATTGKNVDEVKKLMKGKTSMFAGHSGAGKSTLVNAISPELDLKTAEISDQHLQGMHTTTFAEMYDLDFGARIIDTPGIKGFGVVDMEKDEIGDYFPEFFKLKVDCKFNNCLHLDEPNCAVKNALEEETVSWIRYRSYVQMVAGDDHTYRIDEHGKKED from the coding sequence ATGAAGGGTACCGTATACAAATCTACCGGAAGCTGGTACAGCGTGAAAACCGAAAACGGTGACTTTTACGAATGTAGGATCAAAGGTAAATTTCGCATAAAGGGCATAAAAAGTACGAACCCAGTCGCCGTTGGCGACGTAGTCGAGTTCGAATTGGAAGAATCCGATGAAGATGCCGTAGGTACGATTTCCAGAATTGAGGAACGCCGTAATTACATCATCCGGAAATCGGTCAACCTATCCAAACAGACCCATATTATCGCGTCCAATCTCGATGTGGTTTTTTTATTGATTACCCTGAACAATCCAACAACCTATACCATCTTCATCGACCGGTTTTTGGCCACAGCCGAAGCCTATGATATTCCAGTGGTGTTACTGTTCAATAAAATTGACACCTATTCCGATGACGAGTTGATGGAAATCAAATTTCTGGCAGCGCTCTATCGTGAAATCGGGTATACCTGTATCGGGATTTCAGCAACAACGGGCAAGAACGTCGATGAGGTGAAGAAATTGATGAAAGGAAAGACCTCGATGTTCGCTGGGCATTCCGGGGCGGGAAAATCCACCTTGGTCAATGCCATATCGCCTGAGTTGGATTTAAAGACCGCCGAGATATCCGATCAGCATTTGCAGGGAATGCACACCACGACCTTCGCCGAGATGTACGATTTGGATTTCGGGGCACGTATTATCGACACGCCGGGGATAAAAGGTTTTGGGGTCGTTGATATGGAGAAGGACGAGATCGGGGATTATTTCCCTGAATTTTTCAAATTGAAGGTCGACTGCAAATTCAATAATTGTTTGCACTTGGACGAGCCCAACTGCGCCGTAAAAAATGCTTTGGAAGAGGAGACCGTTTCCTGGATTAGATACCGCAGCTATGTGCAAATGGTCGCCGGGGATGATCACACCTACAGAATAGACGAACATGGAAAAAAAGAGGACTAG
- the dtd gene encoding D-aminoacyl-tRNA deacylase — translation MRTVLQRVSRASVTVDGKVVSQIQSGLLLLLGIESQDTNEDIEWLTRKIANLRVFNDAEGTMNRSLLDTKGDAIVVSQFTLHASTKKGNRPSYMKAAPPAIAIPLYERFIFQLEKVMDKKVGTGVFGADMKIELINDGPVTISIDTKNRE, via the coding sequence ATGAGAACGGTATTACAAAGAGTATCGAGGGCTAGCGTTACCGTAGATGGGAAAGTCGTTTCCCAAATTCAGTCCGGGTTGCTACTCCTTCTAGGAATCGAGAGCCAGGACACCAATGAAGATATTGAATGGCTAACCAGAAAAATAGCCAATCTTAGGGTTTTTAATGATGCCGAAGGCACGATGAACCGTTCTTTGCTCGATACGAAGGGCGATGCCATTGTGGTGAGCCAATTTACCCTCCATGCCAGTACTAAAAAAGGGAATCGCCCATCCTATATGAAAGCAGCGCCACCGGCGATTGCCATACCATTGTACGAGCGATTTATTTTTCAATTGGAAAAAGTGATGGATAAAAAAGTAGGCACCGGTGTTTTCGGGGCCGATATGAAAATCGAACTTATAAATGATGGGCCGGTGACCATAAGCATTGATACCAAGAACAGGGAATAG
- a CDS encoding DUF3857 domain-containing protein yields MRLLIFFNAFLCFSISVAQDIDYQFLSIPKTLTQHANAVVRLNESIVNIQSRELMVVKRKKVVTVLNSKGDQYALMYVGYDKGKKVKDIQAVVYDEFGNEQEKIKENRFRDVSAVDGGTLYSDSRVKYFPFTPIDYPYTIEVTSEVVTKNTGEIIPYWSFLEDFMVSTEKSRLVINVASLDMKPTFKEKNFGEYDIEKKELPNSIVYQATNLAAIAEESPCPSFNKVAPGILIRPIKFNYEGYEAEINNWNDLGLWMHENLLKGRDELTSASVQKANSLVENITDDLEKAKIIYKYVQENTRYISVQVGIGGIQPISAIEVGRLKYGDCKGLSNYTKALLKAVGVEAFYTHVEAGSQRVDFEEDFPDLAQGNHVILAIPYKGAYYWIDCTSQTHPFGFVGRFTDGRKVLVIKPNGGELVRTVSYNNSENYQKTIATYRLSANGGIIGKVTRQTKGTQYDSHFRIKDQTKEVITDYYKKNWDNINNLVIDHYEFENNTDDVEFDEKIGLSAVDYASKTNNRLLFSPNAFNRITTVPKRYRNRKLPFDIQRGFLDEDVFEIMLPDGFEVEAIPEKIILENQFGRYSSEVEMIDNKLVLKRTFALKDGQFPKEDYAAYRDFMKVVVKNDAAKIVLKSEL; encoded by the coding sequence ATGCGTTTACTTATCTTTTTCAATGCCTTCCTTTGCTTTAGCATTTCCGTAGCCCAAGACATTGACTACCAATTCCTGTCCATACCCAAAACCCTTACCCAGCATGCCAATGCGGTAGTAAGATTGAATGAGAGCATTGTAAATATCCAGTCTAGGGAACTGATGGTCGTAAAGCGAAAAAAAGTGGTTACGGTACTCAACTCGAAAGGTGACCAGTACGCACTAATGTACGTGGGATATGATAAGGGCAAGAAAGTAAAGGATATCCAGGCCGTAGTTTATGATGAATTCGGAAATGAACAGGAGAAAATCAAGGAAAATCGATTTCGAGACGTCAGTGCAGTAGATGGTGGTACTCTCTATTCTGATTCAAGAGTTAAATACTTTCCCTTTACGCCCATTGACTATCCGTATACTATTGAGGTAACAAGCGAGGTGGTCACTAAAAATACAGGTGAAATAATTCCGTATTGGAGTTTTCTGGAAGACTTTATGGTCAGTACAGAAAAAAGTAGGTTAGTTATTAACGTGGCTTCTCTGGATATGAAGCCTACTTTTAAAGAAAAGAATTTTGGGGAGTATGATATCGAAAAGAAAGAGTTACCCAATTCTATCGTCTACCAGGCAACTAATTTGGCGGCCATTGCCGAGGAAAGTCCCTGTCCGAGTTTTAACAAAGTCGCCCCTGGGATACTAATACGCCCAATTAAATTCAACTATGAGGGATACGAGGCCGAGATTAATAATTGGAACGATTTAGGCCTTTGGATGCACGAAAATTTATTGAAGGGACGTGATGAGCTAACCTCTGCTTCCGTACAAAAAGCAAATTCCTTGGTTGAAAATATTACGGATGATTTAGAGAAAGCTAAGATTATTTATAAGTACGTTCAGGAAAACACAAGATATATCAGTGTTCAAGTGGGCATAGGTGGAATTCAGCCCATAAGCGCCATAGAAGTAGGTCGTTTAAAATACGGCGATTGCAAGGGTCTTTCGAACTACACGAAGGCACTCTTAAAAGCGGTAGGGGTAGAGGCATTTTATACACATGTGGAAGCTGGATCGCAACGGGTAGACTTTGAAGAAGATTTTCCGGATTTGGCGCAGGGCAATCATGTAATTCTTGCGATACCCTATAAAGGCGCATATTATTGGATCGATTGTACTTCTCAGACCCATCCTTTTGGATTCGTCGGGCGCTTTACAGATGGTCGAAAAGTACTGGTCATCAAACCAAACGGAGGCGAGCTGGTTAGAACCGTAAGCTATAATAATTCCGAGAACTATCAGAAGACCATCGCCACCTATCGATTAAGCGCGAACGGAGGGATTATTGGCAAGGTCACCAGGCAGACCAAAGGAACACAGTACGACAGTCACTTCAGAATAAAGGATCAGACCAAGGAGGTTATTACGGATTATTATAAAAAAAACTGGGATAATATTAATAATCTGGTTATTGACCATTACGAATTCGAGAATAATACTGACGATGTGGAATTTGATGAAAAAATAGGGCTTTCGGCAGTTGATTACGCTTCAAAGACTAATAATCGGCTCTTGTTTTCCCCAAATGCCTTTAATAGAATTACCACTGTTCCAAAGCGTTACAGAAATCGCAAGTTGCCGTTTGATATTCAACGGGGATTTTTGGACGAAGATGTTTTCGAGATAATGCTACCAGATGGTTTCGAAGTCGAGGCCATTCCTGAAAAGATCATCCTTGAAAACCAATTTGGAAGGTATTCATCCGAAGTAGAAATGATTGACAATAAATTGGTGCTAAAGAGAACATTCGCATTGAAAGATGGTCAATTTCCAAAAGAAGATTACGCAGCTTACCGCGATTTTATGAAAGTAGTGGTCAAGAATGATGCTGCAAAGATTGTCCTAAAATCAGAGTTATGA
- a CDS encoding DUF3857 domain-containing protein, with translation MKSIVNYPIYLAVLLLVQFSSAQTVEFGELSMEELTEKEYPFDKQATAAILYSKRDTYYYSNNGGSQLVTKIHKRIKIYSKEGFEHATEYINLFASRSDQEVVRKLKAITYNLVNGEIVQSTLDKDQIFESELSYNYNQTRFTMPNVKPGSIIEFKYQIVSPFIWNIDEYRFQADIPIKRIEAQLRTPEGFNFRQNHKGYLIITPKVETKRDSRINMNVVVRSFELKNVPALKEEPFVDNIDNYRSGAQFELASINIPGVLYKSYAHTWGDVAKTIGSSDDFKNQLDKTRSFDDKLDNLLAGKTDQLEKAKGLFKHVKSTITWNGGDGKYFQNGIKKTLKEKRGNAGDINLLLVAMMRYAGIDANPVVISTKDNAIPFLPTLERLNYTIAYAKIDGMDYFMDATAEFSDLNLLPIKDYNWKGLLIDNEKMNWKQIDMVSPAKALNMYVMDINLQEDGSANGKYQSRFTNHGAYAFRLKYKDNNLDDFLVNRETEFDDIEISDYQIENVETYEGPVSESFNYLLENSAEVIGEKIYFRPMLFMREKENPFKKEIREYPVDFGYSFQEKYLINIAVPEGYSVESIPEDVKLAIPDGLGSFKYMIRQNAGQIQLSVIFDINKAMISAVNYPYLKECFKQVITKENEQIVLTKNSNEPTSSTAGGR, from the coding sequence ATGAAATCTATTGTAAATTATCCAATTTATCTGGCAGTGTTATTATTGGTTCAGTTTTCTTCGGCACAAACGGTCGAATTTGGTGAGCTCAGTATGGAAGAACTGACCGAAAAAGAATATCCTTTCGACAAGCAGGCAACTGCCGCGATTCTCTACAGTAAAAGGGATACTTATTATTATTCAAATAACGGAGGCAGTCAACTTGTTACCAAAATCCACAAACGTATTAAAATATACTCGAAGGAAGGTTTTGAGCATGCCACGGAATATATCAACCTCTTTGCGAGCAGGTCTGATCAAGAGGTGGTGCGGAAGTTAAAGGCGATTACCTATAATCTCGTAAACGGGGAGATTGTTCAGTCAACCTTGGATAAGGACCAGATATTTGAATCGGAACTTAGCTATAACTACAACCAAACCCGATTTACGATGCCAAACGTTAAACCGGGATCTATAATCGAATTTAAATACCAGATAGTTTCTCCCTTTATATGGAATATCGATGAGTATCGTTTTCAAGCCGATATTCCAATAAAACGTATCGAAGCCCAATTGCGGACCCCTGAAGGCTTTAATTTTAGACAGAACCATAAAGGATATTTGATAATCACGCCTAAGGTGGAAACGAAAAGAGATAGTCGGATTAATATGAACGTGGTAGTGCGCTCTTTCGAACTTAAAAATGTACCAGCATTAAAGGAAGAACCTTTTGTTGATAATATCGACAACTACCGTTCTGGGGCACAGTTTGAACTGGCCTCCATCAACATACCTGGAGTTCTCTATAAAAGCTATGCCCATACCTGGGGTGATGTGGCAAAGACTATCGGGAGCTCCGATGACTTTAAGAATCAGTTGGATAAGACTCGGTCTTTTGATGATAAGTTGGATAACCTTCTTGCTGGAAAAACCGATCAATTGGAAAAAGCCAAAGGGCTGTTCAAACATGTTAAAAGTACTATTACCTGGAACGGAGGGGATGGTAAGTACTTTCAAAACGGTATTAAAAAGACTTTGAAAGAGAAAAGAGGAAATGCGGGTGACATTAACCTACTTTTGGTCGCCATGATGCGGTATGCCGGCATCGATGCAAACCCCGTAGTAATTAGTACCAAAGATAATGCGATACCTTTTTTGCCCACCTTGGAACGACTCAATTACACCATCGCCTATGCTAAAATAGATGGAATGGATTATTTTATGGATGCGACGGCCGAATTTAGCGACTTGAACCTATTACCTATCAAAGATTACAATTGGAAAGGCCTGTTAATCGACAACGAAAAAATGAACTGGAAGCAAATCGATATGGTTTCTCCGGCAAAGGCGTTGAACATGTATGTGATGGATATTAACTTGCAGGAAGATGGGTCGGCCAATGGAAAATATCAATCGAGATTTACCAACCATGGGGCATACGCGTTTAGGTTGAAATACAAGGATAATAATCTAGACGACTTTCTAGTGAATCGGGAAACCGAGTTCGATGACATTGAAATTTCAGATTATCAAATTGAAAACGTGGAAACCTATGAAGGTCCGGTTTCGGAATCTTTTAATTACCTGCTTGAAAATTCAGCTGAGGTCATTGGCGAAAAGATTTATTTTCGGCCAATGTTATTTATGAGGGAAAAAGAAAATCCGTTCAAAAAGGAAATTCGCGAATATCCTGTTGATTTTGGTTATTCTTTTCAGGAAAAATATCTTATTAATATTGCCGTGCCCGAGGGCTACAGTGTCGAGTCGATTCCGGAGGATGTTAAACTCGCTATTCCGGATGGTCTGGGCAGTTTTAAATATATGATACGCCAAAATGCCGGACAAATTCAATTATCAGTTATATTTGATATCAATAAAGCAATGATTTCTGCCGTAAATTACCCCTATTTAAAGGAGTGTTTTAAACAGGTGATTACTAAGGAAAACGAGCAGATCGTGCTTACTAAAAATAGCAATGAGCCTACAAGCAGCACAGCAGGCGGTCGATAA
- a CDS encoding prephenate dehydrogenase: MNIFIIGIGLIGGSMAKDIKRLRPDAKIYGIDTNSSHVEEALALQIIDAKADYDELSSADMVIVSIPVDVLLTELPRILDAVKDDCVVFDGGSTKSLICKTVENHPKRRNYLACHPIAGTEFSGPSAAIENLYDGKTNIICEVEKTAFKLQEKTLELFQQMGMRIRYMNPEAHDKHIAYVSHLSHISSFMLGKTVIEKEKNERDIFDMAGSGFESTVRLAKSSPAMWTPIFEQNKENVIETLEEYIGNLQAFKELLVEDDYKGIYKEMNDTNKIKGILNGIPLNKK; encoded by the coding sequence ATGAACATATTCATTATCGGTATCGGATTGATCGGCGGCTCTATGGCGAAGGACATCAAACGCCTGCGTCCCGATGCCAAGATTTACGGCATCGACACAAATTCTTCGCATGTAGAGGAGGCCTTGGCATTGCAAATCATCGACGCAAAGGCTGATTATGATGAGCTTTCCTCGGCAGACATGGTCATCGTAAGTATTCCGGTGGATGTGCTTTTGACAGAACTCCCTAGGATATTGGACGCGGTAAAAGACGATTGTGTAGTATTCGACGGTGGTTCTACCAAGAGTTTGATCTGTAAAACAGTTGAAAACCATCCGAAGAGGAGAAATTATTTGGCCTGTCACCCCATTGCCGGAACCGAGTTTTCTGGTCCATCGGCGGCAATAGAAAATCTGTACGATGGCAAGACAAACATTATTTGTGAGGTTGAAAAAACGGCATTTAAACTACAGGAAAAAACCTTGGAGCTATTTCAGCAAATGGGTATGCGTATTCGATACATGAATCCCGAAGCGCACGATAAGCATATCGCTTATGTGTCGCATTTGTCACATATCAGTTCCTTTATGTTGGGAAAGACGGTTATCGAGAAAGAGAAAAACGAACGCGATATTTTTGACATGGCGGGAAGTGGTTTTGAAAGTACGGTGCGGTTGGCAAAAAGCTCCCCCGCGATGTGGACACCGATATTTGAACAGAACAAAGAGAACGTAATAGAAACCCTGGAGGAATATATCGGAAACCTCCAGGCCTTTAAAGAATTGTTGGTTGAGGATGACTATAAGGGTATCTATAAGGAAATGAACGACACGAACAAGATCAAAGGCATATTGAATGGTATTCCGTTGAATAAAAAGTAG